The following proteins come from a genomic window of Iamia sp. SCSIO 61187:
- a CDS encoding TfoX/Sxy family protein, translated as MAYDEGLAARIRDLLQPEPGITERAMFGGLAFLVDGNMAVTASGQGGAMVRVDPADAERLVASTPAEPMEMRGRPMGGWLRVAGPDLDDDDALEAWVGRGVATARALPPKG; from the coding sequence TTGGCCTACGACGAAGGGCTCGCCGCCCGCATCCGGGACCTGCTCCAGCCCGAGCCCGGCATCACCGAGAGGGCCATGTTCGGTGGCCTGGCCTTCCTGGTCGACGGGAACATGGCCGTCACCGCCAGCGGGCAGGGCGGCGCCATGGTGCGCGTCGACCCCGCCGACGCCGAGCGCCTGGTCGCGTCGACGCCCGCCGAGCCCATGGAGATGCGGGGCCGCCCGATGGGCGGCTGGCTGCGGGTCGCGGGACCCGACCTCGACGACGACGACGCCCTCGAGGCCTGGGTGGGGCGGGGCGTGGCCACCGCCCGGGCCCTCCCGCCGAAGGGCTGA
- the fabZ gene encoding 3-hydroxyacyl-ACP dehydratase FabZ encodes MAPGASDDLIGLLPHRPPFRFVDAVDACEPGRSVTARWQITGDEAWLAGHFPGNPIVPGVLQLEALAQAGAIAVLADPRHAERLPLFGGVEDVRFRRQVVPGDELTLEVEIERLGGRGGWGRGRATVAGEETARGRLLFVLA; translated from the coding sequence ATGGCCCCGGGCGCGAGCGACGACCTCATCGGCCTGCTGCCCCACCGGCCCCCGTTCCGCTTCGTCGACGCCGTCGACGCCTGCGAGCCGGGCCGGTCGGTCACGGCCCGCTGGCAGATCACCGGGGACGAGGCCTGGCTCGCCGGCCACTTCCCCGGCAACCCGATCGTCCCCGGCGTCCTCCAGCTCGAGGCCCTGGCCCAGGCCGGCGCCATCGCCGTCCTCGCCGACCCCCGCCACGCCGAGCGGCTGCCGCTGTTCGGCGGGGTCGAGGACGTCCGGTTCCGCCGCCAGGTCGTCCCGGGCGACGAGCTGACGCTCGAGGTCGAGATCGAGCGCCTCGGTGGGCGGGGCGGCTGGGGGCGGGGCCGGGCCACCGTCGCCGGGGAGGAGACCGCCCGGGGCCGCCTCCTCTTCGTCCTCGCCTAG
- a CDS encoding patatin-like phospholipase family protein, producing the protein MSPRVGLVLGAGGLVGQAYQAGVLAALEHDLDWDPRTADVIVGSSAGSITATLLRLGVPATDLAAFAVEAPLSVEGALLSVLGDAPPDLAPFAVRDLVRPWHVPSPALVARSLRRPWAFRPTVAALTLLPAGRVDIEGEAEALATATDGQPWPDGLWIATVRRRDGARVVFGRPGAPPASLPKAVTASCSIPGYFRPVRIDGAEHVDGGVHSSTNADVLRAEGLDLVVVVASMSVAGGWAPTPDAVVRRAVHRRLEREVARLRRRGTEVVRVEPSARVLRAMGVNAMADDRAEDVVREAFLDTGRRTADPRVAARLAVLADRASQRDHAVSALAS; encoded by the coding sequence GTGAGCCCCCGCGTCGGCCTGGTCCTGGGCGCGGGTGGGCTGGTCGGGCAGGCGTACCAGGCGGGGGTCCTCGCCGCCCTCGAGCACGACCTCGACTGGGACCCCCGCACCGCCGACGTCATCGTCGGCTCGTCGGCCGGGTCGATCACGGCGACGCTGCTCCGCCTCGGCGTACCCGCCACCGACCTGGCCGCGTTCGCCGTCGAGGCGCCGCTGTCGGTCGAGGGGGCCCTCCTCTCGGTCCTGGGCGACGCACCGCCCGACCTCGCTCCCTTCGCCGTGCGCGACCTGGTGCGGCCCTGGCACGTGCCGTCGCCCGCCCTGGTGGCCCGGTCGCTCCGTCGGCCGTGGGCGTTCCGACCGACGGTGGCCGCCCTCACCCTGCTGCCCGCCGGGCGGGTCGACATCGAGGGCGAGGCCGAGGCCCTCGCCACCGCCACCGACGGGCAGCCGTGGCCCGACGGGCTGTGGATCGCCACCGTCCGACGTCGGGACGGGGCCCGGGTGGTCTTCGGCCGGCCCGGCGCTCCTCCGGCGTCGTTGCCGAAGGCGGTCACCGCGTCGTGCTCCATCCCGGGCTACTTCCGGCCCGTGCGCATCGACGGCGCCGAGCACGTCGACGGCGGCGTGCACTCGTCGACCAACGCCGACGTCCTGCGGGCCGAGGGCCTCGACCTCGTCGTCGTGGTCGCCTCCATGTCCGTCGCCGGCGGGTGGGCGCCCACGCCCGACGCCGTGGTCCGGCGAGCGGTCCATCGCCGCCTGGAGCGCGAGGTCGCCCGCCTGCGCCGGAGGGGCACCGAGGTCGTCCGGGTCGAGCCGTCGGCCCGGGTGCTGCGGGCCATGGGCGTCAACGCCATGGCCGACGACCGGGCCGAGGACGTGGTGCGCGAGGCGTTCCTCGACACCGGCCGCCGGACGGCCGACCCCCGGGTCGCCGCCCGCCTCGCCGTCCTCGCCGACCGGGCCTCCCAGCGCGACCACGCCGTGAGCGCCCTGGCCAGCTAG
- a CDS encoding ribonuclease Z, translating to MLTITLLGTGSPLPDPHRAGPATLVSTGDVHVLVDAGRGVLMRLAAAGVGAGQLHAVVLTHLHSDHLTDLGDVITTRWITTFAPTPLTVVGPPGTQDVVDHLLASLAPDIAYRLAHHDDLDHPPPVTVVELTDGPVPADLAIAVSCAPTDHRPVEPSIAFRFDIAGASVVVAGDTVPCAGLDRLCAGAGALVHTAVRADVVQAIGLPRMLDILDYHSSVEQAAATAQRAGVDTLVLTHYVPAFPPGGGDDWRALAAAHFHGRIELGDDLHRVEVAPR from the coding sequence GTGCTGACGATCACCCTGCTGGGCACCGGGAGCCCGCTGCCCGACCCCCACCGCGCCGGGCCCGCCACCTTGGTCTCGACCGGTGACGTGCACGTCCTCGTCGACGCCGGCCGGGGCGTGCTCATGCGGCTCGCCGCCGCGGGCGTCGGCGCCGGCCAGCTCCACGCCGTCGTGCTGACCCACCTCCACAGCGACCACCTCACCGACCTCGGCGACGTCATCACCACCCGGTGGATCACCACCTTCGCCCCCACCCCGCTCACCGTCGTCGGGCCGCCGGGCACGCAGGACGTGGTCGACCACCTGCTGGCCTCGCTCGCCCCCGACATCGCCTACCGGCTGGCGCACCACGACGACCTCGACCACCCCCCGCCGGTCACCGTCGTCGAGCTCACCGACGGACCCGTGCCCGCCGACCTGGCCATCGCCGTCTCCTGCGCCCCGACCGACCACCGCCCGGTCGAGCCGTCGATCGCCTTCCGGTTCGACATCGCCGGCGCATCGGTCGTGGTCGCCGGGGACACCGTGCCCTGCGCCGGGCTCGATCGGCTCTGCGCCGGCGCCGGCGCCCTGGTCCACACCGCGGTCCGGGCCGATGTCGTGCAGGCGATCGGGCTGCCCCGGATGCTCGACATCCTCGACTACCACTCGTCGGTCGAGCAGGCCGCCGCCACCGCCCAGCGGGCCGGGGTCGACACCCTCGTGCTGACCCACTACGTCCCCGCCTTCCCACCCGGCGGCGGCGACGACTGGCGGGCCCTGGCCGCAGCCCACTTCCACGGGCGCATCGAGCTGGGCGACGACCTCCACCGCGTCGAGGTCGCCCCCCGCTGA
- a CDS encoding TetR/AcrR family transcriptional regulator, whose product MADVAADGRTARRDRNRDAVIDAALDLFREDAAVPGLAVVAERSGVSARSVQRYFADMDALVRAAMARHIERVAPLLELEDPGLGPVEVRVARIVASRLLLHQTIAPMVRVALLRARSNPIIGERLVVGRRQLLDQVAAMFAPEFDALPAEPRADLLAALDVVLGFESVEHLRENRGLTDAEAARVLRRAAGALLRPE is encoded by the coding sequence ATGGCCGACGTGGCAGCAGACGGGCGCACCGCGCGACGCGATCGCAACCGGGACGCGGTGATCGATGCCGCACTCGACCTGTTCCGGGAGGACGCCGCCGTCCCGGGGCTGGCGGTGGTGGCGGAGCGGTCCGGGGTGTCGGCCCGGTCGGTCCAGCGCTACTTCGCCGACATGGACGCGCTGGTGCGGGCGGCCATGGCCCGGCACATCGAGCGGGTGGCCCCGCTGTTGGAGCTGGAGGACCCGGGTCTCGGGCCGGTCGAGGTGCGGGTCGCCCGGATCGTGGCGTCGCGCCTCCTCCTGCACCAGACCATCGCCCCCATGGTCCGGGTCGCCCTGCTGCGGGCCCGCAGCAACCCGATCATCGGCGAGCGCCTGGTCGTGGGGCGGCGCCAGCTGCTCGACCAGGTCGCGGCCATGTTCGCCCCCGAGTTCGACGCCCTCCCGGCCGAGCCCCGGGCCGACCTCCTGGCCGCCCTGGACGTCGTCCTCGGGTTCGAGTCGGTCGAGCACCTGCGCGAGAACCGGGGTCTCACCGACGCCGAGGCCGCGCGCGTGCTCCGGCGGGCGGCCGGCGCCCTCCTGCGCCCCGAATAG
- a CDS encoding clostripain-related cysteine peptidase, with protein MVRRLVCVLAVLGLLAGCSAGDDDAAEGDGPAGSEADGGEETSEARSGEGWTILAYSMADTNLEEPMLADLVEMTEVGSQEGLNIVTFVDRSAEETDQDLLNIADWTGAKTLQVGQGEFTELEELGDVNTGDPATLTDFIATGVAENPAAHYALIVSDHGASWPGVGPDDSADQDVLDLAEISTGISDGLEQAGLDRFDLLGFDACLMAGYEVASTLAPLADRMVASSELEPGHGWDYRALQVLADDPEATADDLGTALVDGFVDHAAENGDAQDITLSMLDLTQMGPLDAAVSEFSTALAERGADIAPVVGAERATVLEFGKDPDPTQSSHAADLGVLAAEIGVEALDVSDQADALVRALNDVVAYKIAGPVSGASTGMSIYFPESADLYDAAYDEVPAAADWAAFLASYYGTGGEIAADDEPTFVGTDGSAEVTFDEDGLVIQSSFDPALEPNLTEAVIRYGVIQEDGSTLYLGVEPAEVSSDGSGTAIGTYDLTTFEISDGIDTVTAFVDLTFDEETGLGTLTVPMAYYAPDDVEGETYQDVRLVITYDPETGDVVSETYYAVDPETGTVGELQADPEGLIAPELLQVAPDGTEEWVASSDVALYANLPDLTYDFPALPSGTEVYTELTIVDFGGNEATVTALVPIP; from the coding sequence ATGGTGCGACGACTGGTGTGCGTCCTCGCGGTGCTCGGCCTGCTGGCCGGCTGCAGCGCGGGGGATGACGACGCAGCCGAGGGCGACGGCCCCGCCGGGTCGGAGGCGGACGGCGGCGAGGAGACCTCGGAGGCCCGCAGCGGCGAGGGCTGGACGATCCTCGCCTACTCCATGGCCGACACGAACCTCGAGGAGCCGATGCTGGCCGACCTGGTCGAGATGACCGAGGTCGGTTCGCAGGAGGGGCTGAACATCGTCACCTTCGTCGACCGCTCCGCCGAGGAGACCGACCAGGACCTCCTCAACATCGCCGACTGGACCGGCGCCAAGACGCTGCAGGTCGGCCAGGGCGAGTTCACCGAGCTCGAGGAGCTGGGCGACGTCAACACCGGCGATCCCGCGACCCTCACCGACTTCATCGCCACCGGCGTGGCCGAGAACCCGGCCGCCCACTACGCCCTCATCGTCTCCGACCACGGCGCCTCCTGGCCCGGCGTCGGCCCCGACGACTCGGCCGACCAGGACGTGCTCGACCTGGCCGAGATCAGCACCGGCATCAGCGACGGCCTCGAGCAGGCCGGCCTCGACCGCTTCGACCTCCTCGGGTTCGACGCCTGCCTCATGGCCGGCTACGAGGTCGCCTCCACCCTGGCCCCGCTGGCCGACCGCATGGTCGCCTCGTCCGAGCTCGAGCCGGGCCACGGCTGGGACTACCGGGCCCTCCAGGTGCTGGCCGACGACCCCGAGGCCACCGCCGACGACCTGGGCACCGCCCTGGTCGACGGGTTCGTGGACCACGCCGCCGAGAACGGCGACGCCCAGGACATCACCCTCTCGATGCTCGACCTCACCCAGATGGGGCCGCTCGACGCCGCCGTGTCGGAGTTCAGCACCGCCCTGGCCGAGCGGGGCGCGGACATCGCCCCGGTCGTCGGCGCCGAGCGGGCGACCGTGCTCGAGTTCGGCAAGGACCCCGACCCGACGCAGAGCTCCCACGCCGCCGACCTCGGGGTCCTGGCCGCCGAGATCGGGGTCGAGGCCCTCGACGTCTCGGACCAGGCCGACGCCCTGGTGCGGGCCCTGAACGACGTGGTCGCCTACAAGATCGCCGGCCCCGTGAGCGGGGCGTCGACCGGCATGTCGATCTACTTCCCTGAGTCGGCCGACCTCTACGACGCCGCCTACGACGAGGTCCCGGCGGCCGCCGACTGGGCCGCCTTCCTGGCCAGCTACTACGGCACCGGCGGCGAGATCGCGGCCGACGACGAGCCCACCTTCGTCGGCACCGACGGCTCGGCCGAGGTCACCTTCGACGAGGACGGTCTCGTCATCCAGTCGTCGTTCGACCCGGCCCTCGAGCCCAACCTCACCGAGGCGGTCATCCGCTACGGCGTGATCCAGGAGGACGGCTCGACGCTGTACCTCGGGGTCGAGCCGGCCGAGGTGTCCTCCGACGGTTCGGGCACCGCGATCGGGACCTACGACCTGACCACCTTCGAGATCAGCGACGGCATCGACACCGTCACCGCCTTCGTCGACCTCACCTTCGACGAGGAGACCGGGCTCGGCACGCTGACGGTGCCGATGGCGTACTACGCCCCCGACGACGTCGAGGGCGAGACCTACCAGGACGTGCGCCTGGTCATCACCTACGACCCCGAGACCGGGGACGTCGTCAGCGAGACCTACTACGCCGTCGACCCCGAGACCGGCACGGTGGGCGAGCTCCAGGCCGACCCCGAGGGGCTCATCGCCCCCGAGCTGCTCCAGGTCGCCCCGGACGGCACCGAGGAGTGGGTCGCCTCCAGCGACGTCGCCCTCTACGCCAACCTCCCCGACCTCACCTACGACTTCCCGGCCCTGCCGTCGGGCACCGAGGTCTACACCGAGCTGACGATCGTCGACTTCGGCGGCAACGAGGCGACCGTGACCGCCCTCGTCCCCATCCCGTAG